Below is a genomic region from Sphaeramia orbicularis chromosome 6, fSphaOr1.1, whole genome shotgun sequence.
CAACGCAAAGAGATTAGAGACCTCACACTGAGAGAGAGGAGTTTGTACCAAAGAGCTATCAGAAAACTCTATTCGAGTCCAGGTAAGACTGGGAATCTACTTGtgcccatttcttctttttaaatgtgactgttttcttattttctaggtgtgtttatgtgtctgtACATGCTTTGTTATAGCTGTGTGGAAGGTCTTTGCCCTCCTGAGAGCTGAGTACTCTCCTCAAGCCGGTGATCCAGTCTTCTTTCTCCCTTGGCACCGATACTTTCTGCAACTTGTGGAGCAAAACTTGCAGTCAGTGTCATCATGCAAAGTTTCCCTCCCATATTTTGAGTGGACAGTAGACACTGGATCAATGCTGTCATCAGCTGCTTGGCAGGCTGGGATGTTTGGAGGAGATGGTGATCCTGGCTCTGGCTGCATCTTACATCACCCTTTCCAGGACTGGGCATCCCGTATCCACTGGTCCCCTTGTCTCAGACGAGGCTTTAACTCTTCGGTTTGTCTATTTTTTCTATTTGACAGCAACTCTAAATGCAGTTGTTGCTGTGTTTGAGCTGTATGATTGGTAACTGATTTTCCACTGCTTCCATCAGGTGTGGCTGCCAGATGCTGTGACAATGCAGCAGACTATAAACCAGGCTGACTTCCAGTTGTTCTCCCAGTCTCTGCAGACCTTCTCTGGGCTTTTTAGACTGTGGGTTGGGGGTCACATGGCTTCACCTCTGGCTGCTTATGACCCTTTATACCTCTCACACATGGCATTTATGGACAAGCTATGGATGCAGTGGCAAGAGAAACATCAGCATATATCAGAAACATACACATCTAGAGATAAGTATGATCAGAGAAACAATGTTTTCCCTTCCAGACAGAGGTATATGAAAATGAAGCCTTTTGATGTTGCTCCAGATGATGTGATGTCTTCCCAACTGCAGATGTGTGTATTGTATGTGCCCATAACCATTGGTGCCCCTTGCAATATGACATCATTACAAACACACTCACAAGGAAGTCAAAGTATTGAGAAGTATCCGAAATATCATACACACACTTTTGTCAAACACAAGTTACATCACAATAGATTTATTGGCAACAGCTTTGACAGCAGTGGCTTCAACCAGCTGGGATTTGACCGTGACGGCTATGACAAGAGTGGATGGGACAAATGGGGCTACGGCAAAGACGGTTTTAACCGTGACTTAATTGATAGAGATGGATATGACATATATGGCTTCAACCGTTATGGCTTCAACCGGTCCAGTATGACCTGGTATGGTATGAGTTGGGCTGAGCTGTTACATGaaccaaaaaggaaaaagcatgaTGGAGATGAGGAGAAGAATGAAAAAACTGTCAGAGACAAGATCATGAGAGAGCTGTTCAGTATCAAAGGCTACAGCGTCTACGGGTTCAATCCGTTTGGTTTGGATCGAGCTGGGTTTGATGCATTCGGCTTTCGCAGGGATGGATATGATAAAGATGGATGCAACTGGTTTTTCAATGGGCCACACTACCTGCGCTTCTATTTTCACACACAGCAGCAGCTCATGTCATCCAGTGACCAAGCTTTAAAACGAATCAGCCGCACCTGCCCTACAATCACCTCTCTTCCCAAACACTGGACTGTTCAGGATTGGATGATGTTTGACCCAGAGGAAAGCAATGCTCCACATCGGCAACCAGAGCAGGAATCAATAGTGGAAAACAAGCCAGGAAGTCTTAATAGTGCAGATGCTCTAAATAGAAGTAGAATATGGCTTCCAGTCACACCTGATCACAGGTATTAGTAATATAAGACAAAAATATCAACCTTGCAAAGCCAACCCAATCTAATCAACCCCCCAAACCATGTCTGATTGTTCTGGTATTTTCTAAAGTCCATATGTAGGTACTGATGTTGATATCCGAAGCTAAAATTAGTAGTCACCAAGTAATGTGTTCAATTATTTTGAATCAATCTTCAACGGTTTCACCAGTGTTGTTATCTGTTTCCCTGTAATACTCTGTAGGTTTTGTTTTAAACTCCACTGGTTCAGTGGTTGTCCTCTTGGCTTCCCACCTATCACCTGCCCTGACCTCTGTCATCGAGCTCGTTGTCATGGCTACCCCAAGGCTTTTTGCCATATGCACAATTGCGGATCCTGTTTCACAGAGTGGCGAGATCCAATTACTGGAAACCACATAATATGCAATGACTGGTAACCCTCTGACTTTCTCTCAGAACAACTGAGGCATTAAGTACTTTAGCAGCAGGAGGAGAAAGATGGACTCTTTAGTGTTGGACCTGTGCCATCGTAGGATAATCCAAGGACTGCATCAAGAGGAAAAATTCAATTAAGGCACATTTCCAAATGTTGgaacagaaaaacattttttttaagtgttcCTCATTGCTAGATGTTGGATTGTATGGCAGGTTTTATTTGATACTTCTGTTTTATTTAAGTTAAATATGCAGTACCAGACGATGCAATGGATGTGAATAGAAATGTTTTTGTGATTGATACAGCATTGACTGTTTGCACACTGAAAGATCAGCAacaagttttattattattgtggaaGATCAACTGACCTTATCAGACATTATCTGAAATTTTGATTgggattatattattattatattattaatgtaAATTTAATGCAAGGTTTTGAAGAGAGTTAAGTGAGAATTTAGATAAACTAGCTTTTTGCAACACAAATTTATGGCTACATACAAACTGCAGTTCATATAATGTATTCTTTGTATTAACACAATTTGCTGAAACAGTTTTAAAGAAGTGCATTGTTTTATGGTGGTACAGTTGTACACATGTGGACATGTTCTTTAAAGACATCCCTGTTTTGGAGTAACTGTGGAACAGTGCAGTGGAACAAACATGTGGGACTAATGTTGTTGTTGGACTGGCCTCATTAAGGATTCTCTGTTTCTCTTTCCTTCCCTGTCTCTTCCTCAGTCCACCCCCCAAAACCCACAAAGTAATGTACACTTTGTTCCGATCTGCTTGTTGTGCACATTTTAAGCATCCTTGTTATAAACATCTGCTCACAGAGGTTACTGCCACCTCTCTCTACTCTGTTTTTCCTTCTCTGACCTTGCAGTCTTTGTGTCACCACCTTGTGCTACTCTCTCTGTCACTGTCTCTGCCTTTTCATCCATCTTCTCCATAATTGCTTCTGCATGTAGGCCAGAAGACTGCATTGGGCACCAAGTCGACTCACACTCACAGACTCACACTCTCAAACACACTTTGATCTTATGCATGCTTGGCTTGCTAGAGGAAATGCCTGTTGGCTGCTGGCACAGTAGGCAGCCTAACTtgtttctctctccctctgtgaTTATTGCCCTCTCtctcacatacacaaacatattgTCTCTGTCCTTTGGATGGATCATCATTAAAATAATTATCTGCCAAAATGACCAAGCCAAGGGGAAAACAAAATCAGTGAGTCCTCTTTGATGGAAAAAACGAGTACTGTGCTCCAGTGTTTGGTATGTATAACACTGTAAACAATGGTTGTTCAAGTGTAGGTTCCACTTAGAACCCATTCAAGTGTCCTCTGTCTCATACAGTAAATCTCTGTCTGTGTTCATAGATTTACCGGTGGCAGTCTCTAACAACTAGAGGCCACAAGCACTGGTTATGTTATGGTTCATAAAAcattgtgtgtgagagagaaaacaCATGTATATTATCAGAGCCATGCTGTTCTGTCATCACTACAGAGAGAGCAGGACCAGATGTTTGCCAGTGACCTagagaaaaggtgaaaaaaatcTGCAGAGGCAGGCAGAGAAGGTGGAGAGTAGGGCCAACTGGAATGTAAACTTACCTTCAGTTGCTTTTTTCTTGTGTAAAACATCTGATTTATGACTTAGGATGAATTTTGTTTGCAAACTTGTATAACAAATGTCTCATATTTAGGATGTGACCTGGATGGTACGGTACAAAATGTAGCCTTCACCACTTTAGATGGCTGTCAGACTTGTACATGTAAGGTGAGCATTTGATATAAAATCAAAGCACAAGTGTATTTCCTGAGCCTGGATgattcttcttgtttttttttcagttcatcctGTACTCTCTCCATGTCTGTTCTCTGGTTGTAGGGTGGAAACAGGGAATGCTCTCCTCTGCCCTGCCCTTCACTGGACTGCACACAAAAGGAGACTGTACCCGGGGACTGCTGCCAGCGATGCCGAGGTTGGCACATACACAAGAAACTTCAACAATCATTCATTATaccacaaaaaaatgaagaagagtTGCTAAATATAGGTGCAAGGATATTAGAAAACAGCATCTGTGAAAAAAGAGAGGATCTGAATGTTCACTACAAGCCAGAAAATTTAatactggggtgtcaaacatacatatatgccaaaaccagcccaccagagggtccaatccagcccatgagatgaatttgtgaaatgcaaaaataacactaaacacattgattattattatcaaaggcgtcaaaattattttagttcaggggccacaagcAGCCCCACCTGAAATTtcctcagaaaaataagtgcatattaacaatatcatgtctgttactaaatgttttgtgtctttgtagagcccCT
It encodes:
- the LOC115420710 gene encoding uncharacterized protein LOC115420710, giving the protein MLGACCHRSLKEEQEDHKGNFKKDQGFTRVDCVEDPDFVYTCAYLTLLECQNLAKDQIGLTQIMSFSPGMKCSDVNCGGGSGCFSPHKLWKHGKRMGQSSEEPKCTEGDKGDCVCPHLTQRKEIRDLTLRERSLYQRAIRKLYSSPAVWKVFALLRAEYSPQAGDPVFFLPWHRYFLQLVEQNLQSVSSCKVSLPYFEWTVDTGSMLSSAAWQAGMFGGDGDPGSGCILHHPFQDWASRIHWSPCLRRGFNSSVWLPDAVTMQQTINQADFQLFSQSLQTFSGLFRLWVGGHMASPLAAYDPLYLSHMAFMDKLWMQWQEKHQHISETYTSRDKYDQRNNVFPSRQRYMKMKPFDVAPDDVMSSQLQMCVLYVPITIGAPCNMTSLQTHSQGSQSIEKYPKYHTHTFVKHKLHHNRFIGNSFDSSGFNQLGFDRDGYDKSGWDKWGYGKDGFNRDLIDRDGYDIYGFNRYGFNRSSMTWYGMSWAELLHEPKRKKHDGDEEKNEKTVRDKIMRELFSIKGYSVYGFNPFGLDRAGFDAFGFRRDGYDKDGCNWFFNGPHYLRFYFHTQQQLMSSSDQALKRISRTCPTITSLPKHWTVQDWMMFDPEESNAPHRQPEQESIVENKPGSLNSADALNRSRIWLPVTPDHRFCFKLHWFSGCPLGFPPITCPDLCHRARCHGYPKAFCHMHNCGSCFTEWRDPITGNHIICNDW